Proteins encoded together in one Telopea speciosissima isolate NSW1024214 ecotype Mountain lineage chromosome 4, Tspe_v1, whole genome shotgun sequence window:
- the LOC122657353 gene encoding 30S ribosomal protein S21, chloroplastic-like isoform X2, translating into MAASALCNFLSCTLPSHRLPIKKPRTHLIFSSSSSSSRSFQSGIYGDGLVPVVENEPYSSYSSDLVSVVCPSLLYTNTLFFKSAYNVQVIVGEDESEEVLLRRFRREVMKAGVILESKRRRFFENKQDEKKRKTREAAKRNSRRRRPFTPRTPPPEKQDSLKNKKDEDEEEDNWELVEGDLPY; encoded by the exons ATGGCTGCTTCGGCTCTTTGCAACTTCCTTTCCTGCACATTACCATCACATCGACTTCCCATCAAGAAACCCAGAACCCATCTCATCt tttcttcttcttcttcttcttcccgatCGTTTCAGAGTGGTATTTACGGAGATGGGTTAGTTCCAGTAGTCGAGAACGAGCCttattcttcttattcatcGGATTTAGTGTCAGTAGTATGCCCTTCTCTTCTTTACACGAATACCCTCTTCTTCAAATCTGCATACAACGTTCAGGTCATCGTGGGTGAAGATGAATCTGAAGAGGTCTTGCTTAGGAGGTTTCGGAGGGAAGTAATGAAGGCTGGAGTAATTCTGGAATCCAAGAGGAGAAGGTTCTTTGAGAACAAGCAGGacgagaagaagaggaagaccagaGAAGCTGCTAAGCGGAATTCCCGAAGAAG ACGACCCTTCACCCCAAGAACTCCTCCTCCAGAGAAGCAGGATTCATTAAAGAACAAGAAggatgaggatgaagaagaagataattgGGAACTTGTTGAAGGAGACCTTCCCTATTGA
- the LOC122657353 gene encoding 30S ribosomal protein S21, chloroplastic-like isoform X1 has protein sequence MAASALCNFLSCTLPSHRLPIKKPRTHLIFASSSSVPSTSLISSSSSSSRSFQSGIYGDGLVPVVENEPYSSYSSDLVSVVCPSLLYTNTLFFKSAYNVQVIVGEDESEEVLLRRFRREVMKAGVILESKRRRFFENKQDEKKRKTREAAKRNSRRRRPFTPRTPPPEKQDSLKNKKDEDEEEDNWELVEGDLPY, from the exons ATGGCTGCTTCGGCTCTTTGCAACTTCCTTTCCTGCACATTACCATCACATCGACTTCCCATCAAGAAACCCAGAACCCATCTCATCtttgcatcttcttcatctgtcccttctacttctcttatttcttcttcttcttcttcttcccgatCGTTTCAGAGTGGTATTTACGGAGATGGGTTAGTTCCAGTAGTCGAGAACGAGCCttattcttcttattcatcGGATTTAGTGTCAGTAGTATGCCCTTCTCTTCTTTACACGAATACCCTCTTCTTCAAATCTGCATACAACGTTCAGGTCATCGTGGGTGAAGATGAATCTGAAGAGGTCTTGCTTAGGAGGTTTCGGAGGGAAGTAATGAAGGCTGGAGTAATTCTGGAATCCAAGAGGAGAAGGTTCTTTGAGAACAAGCAGGacgagaagaagaggaagaccagaGAAGCTGCTAAGCGGAATTCCCGAAGAAG ACGACCCTTCACCCCAAGAACTCCTCCTCCAGAGAAGCAGGATTCATTAAAGAACAAGAAggatgaggatgaagaagaagataattgGGAACTTGTTGAAGGAGACCTTCCCTATTGA